One Edaphobacter flagellatus genomic region harbors:
- a CDS encoding glycerol-3-phosphate responsive antiterminator: MLEKKTNKPVRDKALWDEALKESPVIAAVRSEETLESALASPVRLVYLLFGNPMNLERMIAAARSRKKLLLVNADLLQGFSRDAYAVEYLAHCDASGIISTHHGTLQAARTHGLITVLRTFMIDSAAVEGAKRFLAHFQPDAVELLPAIAAPVVLDSIREAHPTLKVIAGGLISDLKQVESLVQAGVDAVSLSRPGLWVV, translated from the coding sequence ATGCTGGAAAAGAAGACGAACAAGCCTGTGCGCGATAAGGCGCTTTGGGATGAGGCGCTGAAGGAGTCTCCGGTCATTGCTGCGGTTCGCAGCGAGGAGACGCTGGAGAGTGCGCTGGCTTCTCCGGTGCGCCTTGTCTATCTGCTGTTTGGCAATCCGATGAATCTTGAGCGGATGATTGCGGCTGCGCGCTCGCGCAAGAAACTTCTTCTGGTGAATGCGGATCTGTTGCAGGGATTTTCCCGCGATGCGTATGCGGTGGAGTATCTGGCGCACTGCGACGCTTCAGGCATTATCTCGACGCATCATGGAACGCTGCAGGCGGCGCGCACCCACGGCCTGATTACGGTGCTGCGAACCTTCATGATCGACTCGGCGGCAGTCGAAGGGGCCAAGCGATTTCTTGCTCACTTTCAGCCGGATGCCGTTGAACTGCTGCCAGCGATTGCGGCGCCGGTGGTTCTCGACAGCATTCGCGAGGCGCATCCCACGTTGAAGGTGATTGCGGGTGGATTGATCAGCGACCTGAAGCAGGTGGAGAGCCTTGTGCAGGCTGGTGTCGATGCAGTGTCGCTGAGCCGGCCGGGGCTTTGGGTGGTTTAG
- a CDS encoding M2 family metallopeptidase, with protein MKLSWMLPVFALSAVVAAQTHSPAPAGPPTVAEAGVFLEHAEAELLALSNEAQRAAWVQETYITDDTEALAAKANERLLTKTNEIVIASRRFNGMKLPPEMARKFMLLRLNGSPTDPKLVAELTQLGTSLDGMYGKGKYCPAGKTGEDCLGIEQLDVLMAKSRDPKELQQLWEGWHRISPPMREKYARLVELSNQGAKEFGFKDTGDLWRSGYDMTPAQFSAELERTWTQLEPLYKELHAYVRFKLIQKYGAAAERPDGMIPAYLLGNMWAQEWGNIYDIVAPEPTGNYKMYDLEAALKQQIGPVTELEAGKKMARYGEGFFTSLGLEPLPATFWERSQFIKPRDRDVVCHASAWDVDNDQDLRIKMCIKVDADNFTTVHHEEGHNFYQRAYRKQPFLFRNGANDGFHEAIGDAIALSITPDYLKKLKLIDEAPPVEADIPLQLRTALDKIAFLPFGLLIDKWRWQVFSGETKPADYNKAWWALREKYQGVAPPTERDETNFDPGAKYHIPGNVPYARYFLARIYQFQFYKAMCDASGYKGPLNRCSFYGSKEAGAKLNAMLEAGQSKPWQETLKAMTGEDHLDAGPMLEYFAPLYTWLKQQNEANHVTTGWTAPKR; from the coding sequence ATGAAGCTTTCATGGATGTTGCCGGTTTTCGCTTTGAGCGCGGTTGTCGCTGCGCAGACTCACTCGCCCGCTCCTGCTGGCCCGCCGACGGTGGCGGAGGCTGGGGTTTTTCTTGAGCATGCTGAAGCAGAGCTGCTGGCGTTGTCGAATGAGGCGCAACGGGCGGCGTGGGTGCAGGAGACCTACATCACGGACGACACAGAGGCTCTGGCGGCGAAGGCGAATGAGCGGCTGTTGACGAAGACGAATGAGATCGTGATCGCTTCTCGACGCTTCAACGGCATGAAGCTTCCGCCGGAGATGGCGCGCAAGTTTATGCTGCTGCGGCTGAATGGTTCACCGACGGACCCGAAGCTGGTGGCCGAGCTGACGCAGCTGGGTACGTCGCTGGATGGCATGTATGGCAAGGGGAAGTATTGCCCTGCGGGGAAGACCGGCGAGGACTGCCTAGGGATTGAGCAGCTGGATGTGCTGATGGCGAAGTCGCGCGACCCGAAGGAGCTGCAGCAGTTGTGGGAGGGCTGGCACAGAATCTCGCCGCCGATGCGGGAGAAGTATGCGCGGCTGGTGGAGCTGTCGAACCAGGGCGCGAAAGAGTTCGGGTTCAAGGACACGGGCGATCTGTGGCGCTCTGGGTACGACATGACTCCGGCGCAGTTTTCGGCGGAGCTGGAGCGCACGTGGACGCAGCTTGAGCCGTTGTACAAAGAGCTGCATGCGTATGTGCGGTTCAAGCTGATTCAGAAGTACGGCGCGGCGGCGGAGCGGCCGGATGGGATGATTCCTGCCTACCTGCTGGGCAATATGTGGGCGCAGGAGTGGGGAAACATCTATGACATCGTTGCTCCGGAGCCGACGGGCAATTACAAGATGTACGACCTGGAGGCTGCGCTGAAGCAGCAGATCGGGCCGGTGACGGAGCTGGAAGCCGGGAAGAAGATGGCGCGGTATGGGGAGGGCTTCTTTACTTCGCTTGGACTGGAGCCGCTGCCTGCAACGTTCTGGGAACGTTCGCAGTTCATCAAACCGCGCGACCGCGATGTGGTGTGCCATGCCAGCGCGTGGGATGTGGACAACGATCAGGACCTGCGCATCAAGATGTGCATTAAGGTGGATGCGGATAACTTCACGACGGTGCATCACGAGGAAGGGCACAACTTCTATCAGCGGGCATACCGCAAGCAGCCGTTCCTGTTCCGCAACGGTGCGAATGATGGATTTCATGAGGCGATCGGCGATGCGATTGCGCTTTCGATCACGCCGGACTACCTAAAGAAGTTGAAGCTGATCGATGAAGCTCCGCCGGTTGAGGCGGATATTCCGCTGCAGCTGCGCACGGCGCTGGACAAGATTGCGTTTCTTCCGTTCGGCCTGCTGATCGACAAGTGGCGGTGGCAGGTGTTCAGCGGTGAGACGAAGCCTGCCGATTACAACAAGGCGTGGTGGGCGCTGCGAGAGAAGTATCAGGGCGTGGCTCCGCCGACGGAACGCGATGAAACAAACTTCGATCCGGGTGCGAAATACCATATCCCGGGCAATGTGCCGTATGCGCGCTACTTCCTGGCGAGGATTTATCAGTTCCAGTTCTACAAGGCGATGTGCGATGCCTCGGGCTATAAAGGGCCGCTGAACCGCTGCAGCTTCTACGGAAGCAAGGAGGCGGGCGCGAAGCTGAATGCGATGCTGGAGGCCGGGCAGTCGAAGCCCTGGCAGGAGACGCTGAAGGCGATGACGGGCGAGGACCACCTGGATGCAGGTCCGATGCTGGAGTACTTCGCTCCTCTGTACACTTGGCTGAAGCAGCAGAACGAAGCCAACCATGTGACGACGGGCTGGACTGCTCCAAAGCGTTGA